One window from the genome of Salvia miltiorrhiza cultivar Shanhuang (shh) chromosome 7, IMPLAD_Smil_shh, whole genome shotgun sequence encodes:
- the LOC130996276 gene encoding glycine-rich RNA-binding protein RZ1C-like yields the protein MGSRKGKEVLVAAKGSTSSSKGGKKKWKGPKGKHDNEASGSGKAKADGPTGGVKKPTEKGKCFKCGKVGHWKKDCPVLKAKGQGLQANKGTGK from the exons atgggctcgCGTaaagggaaagaggtccttgttgctgccaagggatctacttcttcgtcgaaaggcgggaaaaagaagtggaaaggtccaaagggcaagcatgacaatgaagctagtgggagcggtaaagccaaagcagatgGCCCTACTGGCGGTGTGAAGAAGCCGACCGAAAAggggaagtgcttcaagtgtggcaaggttgggcattggaagaaagattgtccagtgctcaaggcaaagggacaag ggcttcaagccaacaagggaactggcaagtga